Proteins from a single region of Butyrivibrio fibrisolvens:
- the aroA gene encoding 3-phosphoshikimate 1-carboxyvinyltransferase: protein MIKLTRAPKPLKGEVYVPGDKSISHRSVMFAALAEGSSQITGFLEGADCLSTIDCFRKMGVLIEHSDRPLNGVPTITVHGQGLHGLKEPTSPLYTGNSGTTTRLMAGILAAQKFNSEITGDESIEKRPMGRIMRPLSDMGAIVTSVKGNDCCPLRIEGGHTLHGIVYHNSVASAQVKSCILLAGLYAQGDTVVHEPALSRNHTEIMLRYFGADVHNDATRYGPSAAVLHPGMPLYGRSINVPGDISSAAYFIAAALMVPGSEVLIHNVGINSTRAGFLAAVRQMGADITLLNENNDMEPRADILVRYSELHSPNNDTFELGGKIIPTMIDEIPIFAVLAAISNCKTIIKDAAELKVKESNRIDTIVENLTAMGADVTATDDGMIINGGKPLHGAIIDSHKDHRIAMSFAIASLVASSETRIKDEECVDISYPTFFRDFRSLINN, encoded by the coding sequence ATGATCAAATTAACACGCGCACCCAAACCACTTAAAGGTGAGGTATACGTACCCGGAGACAAATCCATCTCCCATCGCAGCGTTATGTTTGCTGCCCTTGCAGAAGGCTCCTCACAGATAACAGGCTTTCTTGAAGGTGCCGACTGTCTCTCAACTATTGATTGTTTCAGAAAAATGGGTGTTCTTATTGAGCACTCTGACAGACCCCTTAACGGCGTTCCAACTATAACTGTACATGGCCAGGGTCTTCACGGTCTCAAAGAGCCTACTTCTCCCCTGTATACCGGTAACAGCGGAACAACTACAAGACTTATGGCGGGAATTCTTGCTGCTCAGAAATTCAACAGCGAGATAACAGGCGACGAATCTATTGAAAAAAGACCCATGGGCCGCATCATGAGGCCTCTGTCTGATATGGGCGCAATTGTTACCAGCGTAAAAGGTAATGACTGTTGCCCTCTTCGCATTGAAGGCGGTCACACACTTCACGGAATCGTATATCACAACTCTGTAGCATCAGCTCAGGTTAAGTCCTGTATCCTTCTTGCAGGTCTCTATGCTCAGGGTGATACTGTAGTTCACGAACCTGCTCTTTCAAGAAATCATACTGAGATAATGCTCAGATACTTCGGAGCAGATGTTCATAACGATGCAACCCGCTACGGCCCATCAGCAGCTGTACTTCACCCGGGTATGCCTTTGTATGGAAGAAGTATAAATGTACCAGGTGATATAAGTTCAGCAGCATACTTCATCGCAGCTGCTCTCATGGTTCCCGGCTCAGAAGTACTCATCCACAACGTCGGCATCAACAGCACACGTGCAGGATTCCTTGCTGCTGTAAGACAGATGGGGGCTGATATCACTCTTCTTAATGAAAATAATGACATGGAGCCAAGAGCTGATATCCTCGTAAGATATTCAGAGCTTCACAGTCCTAACAATGATACTTTCGAACTTGGCGGTAAGATAATCCCGACCATGATCGATGAGATACCGATATTTGCTGTACTTGCAGCTATATCAAACTGCAAGACCATAATCAAAGACGCAGCAGAGCTTAAGGTCAAAGAAAGTAACCGAATCGATACTATCGTTGAAAACCTGACAGCTATGGGCGCAGATGTTACTGCAACAGATGACGGAATGATCATAAACGGCGGCAAGCCTCTTCACGGAGCAATCATCGATTCCCACAAGGATCACCGCATCGCCATGAGCTTTGCGATCGCATCACTGGTAGCTTCAAGTGAAACAAGGATCAAGGACGAAGAATGCGTAGACATCTCCTACCCGACCTTCTTCCGCGACTTCAGAAGCCTTATTAATAACTAA
- a CDS encoding PilZ domain-containing protein, with protein MNERRKSKRLSMSGVLMMKSLSGNGPSSEVSIDIQNCSRHGLGFSCPEQLTIGDNYQAELTIWTKEVINVFLQIVRSEKRDDDGYDYGCIFIGMPDSDRQRIAVYETVEELVPHDDDDEDDD; from the coding sequence ATGAACGAAAGGCGCAAGAGCAAGAGATTATCTATGTCCGGAGTACTGATGATGAAGTCACTTAGTGGAAACGGTCCTTCATCTGAGGTTTCTATTGATATTCAGAACTGTTCGAGACATGGTCTTGGATTTAGTTGTCCTGAGCAGCTGACAATAGGGGATAATTATCAGGCAGAGCTTACTATCTGGACTAAAGAGGTTATTAATGTTTTTCTCCAGATCGTCAGATCTGAAAAAAGAGATGATGATGGCTATGATTATGGATGTATATTTATAGGAATGCCTGATTCTGACAGACAGCGAATAGCAGTCTATGAGACTGTGGAAGAACTCGTTCCTCATGATGATGACGATGAGGATGATGATTGA